A single window of Rhodococcus jostii RHA1 DNA harbors:
- a CDS encoding MaoC family dehydratase yields MTATVGATTYDAVTIGDRLPELVIPLTRTLIVATALATRDFQDVHHDPALALERGSKDVFMNILTTNGLVGRFVTDWAGPHASLRRIAVRLGAPNYPGDAMAVTGEVVAKDGGLVTVNIRGANSLGDHATGTVVVAWPARGDL; encoded by the coding sequence ATGACCGCGACCGTCGGCGCGACGACCTACGACGCCGTCACGATCGGCGATCGACTGCCGGAGCTGGTGATTCCGCTGACCCGCACCCTGATCGTCGCCACCGCCCTCGCCACCCGCGACTTCCAGGACGTTCACCACGACCCGGCCCTCGCGCTGGAGAGGGGGTCGAAGGACGTGTTCATGAACATCCTCACCACCAACGGGCTGGTGGGGCGGTTCGTCACCGACTGGGCCGGACCGCACGCGTCGCTCCGCCGGATCGCGGTGCGGCTCGGTGCCCCCAACTACCCCGGCGACGCGATGGCCGTGACCGGTGAGGTGGTCGCGAAGGACGGCGGCCTCGTCACCGTGAACATCCGGGGCGCGAACAGCCTCGGTGATCACGCCACCGGAACCGTCGTCGTCGCCTGGCCTGCACGAGGAGACCTGTGA
- a CDS encoding lipid-transfer protein: MTSPLSGAAAIVGIGATEFSKHSGRSELQLACEAIVAALADAGIDPSEVDGLSTYTAETNGEVLVTRNTGIGELKFFSRIGYGGGAACATVQQAAMAVATGIADVVVCYRAFNERSGVRYGLGQHDRPMDSTADRAAYAWLTPQGLSTPAQWVAMFARRYMHRYGATSEDFGRVAVVARKHAADNPAAWFHGRPITLDDHQKSRWIAEPLHLLDCCQETDGGQALVVVSAQRAKDLRATPAIVKAAAQGSGKDQHMMASYYRPDITGIPEMGLVGRQLYGQSGLAPDDISAAILYDHFTPLVLPQLEELGFCGPGEAKDFIRDGNLEVGGRLPANTHGGQIGEAYLHGVNGIAEAVRLIRGTSTTQPDGIGNVLVTAGTAVPTSGLILGRED, translated from the coding sequence GTGACCAGCCCCCTGTCGGGCGCCGCCGCGATCGTCGGCATCGGCGCCACCGAATTCTCCAAGCACTCGGGACGAAGCGAACTGCAACTGGCGTGCGAGGCGATCGTCGCCGCACTCGCCGACGCGGGCATCGACCCGTCCGAGGTCGACGGACTGTCCACGTACACCGCCGAGACGAACGGGGAGGTGCTCGTCACCCGCAACACTGGCATCGGCGAGCTGAAGTTCTTCTCCCGCATCGGTTACGGCGGCGGCGCCGCGTGCGCCACGGTCCAGCAGGCGGCGATGGCCGTGGCCACCGGCATCGCGGACGTCGTCGTCTGCTACCGCGCGTTCAACGAACGGTCCGGTGTGCGTTACGGACTCGGGCAGCACGACCGCCCGATGGACAGCACCGCGGACCGGGCGGCGTACGCCTGGCTGACCCCGCAGGGACTGTCGACGCCCGCCCAGTGGGTGGCGATGTTCGCCCGCCGGTACATGCATCGGTACGGCGCCACGAGCGAGGACTTCGGCCGGGTCGCGGTCGTCGCACGCAAGCACGCCGCCGACAACCCCGCCGCCTGGTTCCACGGGCGGCCCATCACCCTCGACGATCACCAGAAGTCGCGGTGGATCGCCGAACCGCTGCACCTACTGGACTGCTGCCAGGAAACCGACGGCGGCCAGGCCCTCGTCGTCGTCTCCGCCCAACGTGCCAAGGACCTCCGCGCCACCCCGGCGATCGTCAAGGCCGCCGCGCAGGGCTCGGGCAAGGACCAGCACATGATGGCCAGTTACTACCGGCCCGACATCACCGGGATACCCGAGATGGGCCTCGTGGGCAGGCAACTCTACGGGCAGAGCGGTCTCGCGCCCGACGACATCTCGGCGGCGATCCTCTACGACCACTTCACCCCGCTCGTGCTCCCGCAACTCGAGGAACTCGGGTTCTGCGGCCCCGGCGAGGCGAAGGATTTCATCCGGGACGGCAACCTCGAGGTGGGCGGCCGACTCCCGGCGAACACCCACGGCGGCCAGATCGGCGAGGCATATCTGCACGGCGTCAACGGCATCGCCGAGGCGGTTCGCCTGATTCGGGGAACGTCGACCACACAACCGGACGGCATCGGCAACGTGCTGGTGACCGCGGGCACCGCCGTGCCCACCAGCGGCCTGATCCTGGGCAGAGAGGACTGA
- a CDS encoding MaoC/PaaZ C-terminal domain-containing protein, translated as MTTTERTTAGAWRGADLGTRTVSYDERDAVLYALSVGARATELDLVFEERLRVLPTFALTLAQWAPDELGSRGAFDTKTALHGSQELTVLAPLPRRGEIALSASVGEVWDKGSAAVFEVRVESEFFVATWSLFAPGAGGFGGDRGPVKPARPEGEPVTTSVLQTAENQAALYRLTGDRHHIHIDPAAAERIGQPRPIMHGLCTLAASTLELARALDVHPADLVRLEGRFAAPVYPGDAPSLRAWGDAGDATFELVQDDRPLIAGARAAFG; from the coding sequence ATGACGACAACCGAGCGCACGACGGCAGGAGCGTGGCGAGGGGCCGACCTCGGCACCCGCACCGTGAGTTACGACGAGCGCGACGCCGTCCTGTACGCACTGTCGGTGGGTGCGCGGGCCACCGAACTGGACCTCGTCTTCGAGGAGCGTCTGCGGGTGCTGCCCACGTTCGCTCTCACCCTCGCCCAGTGGGCGCCGGACGAGCTGGGGTCGCGGGGCGCCTTCGACACGAAGACGGCGCTGCACGGATCGCAGGAACTGACGGTGCTCGCGCCGCTTCCGCGTCGCGGCGAGATCGCGTTGTCGGCGTCGGTCGGCGAGGTGTGGGACAAGGGTTCGGCGGCCGTGTTCGAGGTGCGCGTCGAGTCCGAGTTCTTCGTCGCCACCTGGTCGCTGTTCGCGCCCGGTGCCGGCGGTTTCGGCGGCGATCGCGGACCCGTGAAACCGGCTCGGCCCGAGGGTGAACCGGTCACGACGTCTGTGCTGCAGACCGCGGAGAACCAGGCCGCGCTGTACCGGCTGACCGGCGACCGGCACCACATCCACATCGACCCGGCGGCGGCCGAGCGGATCGGGCAGCCCCGGCCGATCATGCACGGGCTGTGCACCCTCGCCGCCAGCACGCTGGAACTCGCGCGGGCGCTGGACGTCCACCCGGCCGACCTCGTCCGGCTGGAGGGACGGTTCGCCGCACCGGTCTACCCGGGCGACGCGCCGTCGTTGCGGGCGTGGGGTGATGCGGGTGATGCGACGTTCGAACTCGTCCAGGACGACCGGCCGCTCATCGCAGGCGCCCGCGCCGCATTCGGCTGA
- a CDS encoding SDR family oxidoreductase, with protein sequence MTIPPPLDFSGRTVVVTGGTKGIGFVVAESFLAAGANVLVCGRSAPDTLPAHGERTAVFRATDVRDHADAAALIDDAVARFGRLDVLVNNAGGSPDADAATVSPRFVEKIVALNLLAPFTVAQAANAVMQQQSDGGAIVNIGSVSAHDPQPGTAAYSAAKAGLLVLTKALALEWAPKVRINHITTGLIRTESAASVYGDDGGAAVTRTLPMGRMAVPSDIADACLFLASAQASYVNGADLAVHGGGEYPARYLATHS encoded by the coding sequence GTGACAATCCCCCCTCCTCTCGATTTCAGTGGCCGCACCGTCGTCGTGACCGGCGGAACCAAGGGCATCGGTTTCGTCGTCGCCGAATCGTTTCTCGCCGCGGGTGCGAACGTGCTCGTGTGCGGCCGGAGCGCACCGGACACCCTGCCCGCGCACGGTGAGCGCACCGCCGTGTTCCGCGCGACCGACGTCCGCGACCACGCCGACGCCGCCGCACTGATCGACGATGCCGTCGCGCGGTTCGGCCGCCTCGACGTCCTCGTCAACAATGCGGGCGGTTCGCCCGACGCCGACGCGGCCACCGTCTCGCCGCGCTTCGTCGAGAAGATCGTCGCGCTGAACCTGCTGGCGCCCTTCACCGTTGCCCAGGCCGCCAACGCGGTGATGCAGCAGCAGTCCGACGGTGGTGCCATCGTCAACATCGGCAGTGTGTCCGCCCACGATCCGCAACCCGGCACCGCCGCGTACAGCGCCGCGAAGGCCGGCCTGCTCGTGCTCACGAAAGCGCTTGCGCTCGAATGGGCTCCGAAGGTCCGGATCAACCACATCACCACGGGCCTCATCCGCACCGAGAGCGCGGCGTCCGTCTACGGTGACGACGGCGGTGCCGCCGTCACCCGGACCCTGCCGATGGGGCGGATGGCGGTGCCGTCCGACATCGCGGACGCGTGCCTGTTCCTGGCGAGCGCGCAGGCGTCGTACGTGAACGGTGCCGATCTCGCCGTCCACGGCGGCGGCGAATACCCCGCGCGTTACCTCGCGACCCACTCCTGA
- a CDS encoding SDR family NAD(P)-dependent oxidoreductase, whose product MGKLDGKVALITGAGQGIGQGIALALAREGAVIAVAGRTESKLHGTCERLTELGARSEPVVCDVSRRADIASAVERTVDVFGGVDILVNNANDCTPGPILSVIDEEYERSFATGPLATLRMMQSCHPHMVSRGGGVIVNLVTSAAVRWDASNYGAYGSIKEGMRSLTRSAACEWGRDGIRVLSVAPHAKSPALARWMERNPDEAAEFVAGIPLGRVGDAETDIGRAVVFLVSDDAGYLTGATIPLDGGQSRWG is encoded by the coding sequence ATGGGCAAACTCGACGGCAAGGTCGCGCTGATCACGGGTGCGGGACAGGGGATCGGGCAGGGCATCGCCCTGGCCCTCGCCCGGGAGGGCGCGGTGATCGCCGTCGCCGGACGGACCGAATCGAAACTGCACGGCACGTGCGAGCGACTCACCGAACTCGGCGCCCGCAGCGAACCGGTGGTGTGCGACGTCAGCAGGCGCGCGGACATCGCGTCCGCCGTCGAGCGGACCGTGGACGTGTTCGGCGGCGTCGACATCCTGGTCAACAACGCGAACGACTGCACACCGGGACCGATCCTGTCGGTGATCGACGAGGAGTACGAGCGGTCGTTCGCGACGGGACCGCTCGCGACGCTGCGCATGATGCAGTCGTGCCACCCGCACATGGTCTCGCGCGGTGGCGGCGTGATCGTCAACCTCGTCACGTCGGCGGCCGTGCGCTGGGACGCCAGCAACTACGGCGCCTACGGCTCGATCAAGGAGGGGATGCGTTCGCTGACCAGGTCGGCGGCGTGCGAGTGGGGCCGGGACGGCATCCGGGTGCTGTCCGTCGCCCCGCACGCCAAGAGCCCGGCCCTCGCGCGGTGGATGGAGCGGAACCCGGACGAGGCGGCGGAGTTCGTGGCGGGGATCCCGCTCGGACGCGTCGGCGACGCCGAAACCGACATCGGACGCGCCGTCGTGTTCCTGGTGAGCGACGACGCCGGCTACCTCACCGGGGCCACCATCCCCCTGGACGGCGGGCAGTCCCGTTGGGGGTGA
- a CDS encoding ferredoxin--NADP reductase: protein MTTVETPRSSRSVVVTVAAVVEETSDARSLVFDVPDERRHEFAYKPGQFLTLRIPSDRTGSVARCYSLASSPFTDDLPKVTIKRVAGGYGSHWLCDNVGVGDRIEVLPPAGVFTPASLDEDLILFAAGSGITPVMSILKSALSVGNGKVVLVYANRDEKSVIFADELRELAARHEHRLTVVHWLESVQGLPTPRQLANLSDRFRDHRAYLCGPRPFMDAIHESLALAGVPRDRVHAEVFTSLSGDPFADVVVEELPDTEAGTSTVEVQLDGEAHNLSWPRRATLVDVMLSKGLDVPYSCREGECGSCACTVVQGEVDMDNASILDPEDIASGYILACQARPVSEHVRIEF from the coding sequence ATGACGACCGTTGAAACACCACGCAGTTCGCGATCAGTAGTGGTCACCGTGGCCGCTGTCGTGGAGGAGACGTCCGACGCCCGGTCGCTGGTGTTCGACGTCCCCGACGAGCGTCGGCACGAATTCGCCTACAAGCCCGGACAGTTCCTGACGTTGCGCATCCCGAGCGACCGGACGGGATCCGTCGCCCGGTGCTACTCGCTGGCCAGTTCGCCGTTCACCGACGACCTGCCGAAGGTGACGATCAAACGCGTCGCGGGCGGCTACGGTTCGCACTGGTTGTGCGACAACGTCGGCGTCGGCGACCGCATCGAGGTCCTGCCTCCCGCGGGCGTGTTCACTCCGGCCAGCCTGGACGAAGACCTGATCCTGTTCGCCGCGGGCAGCGGAATCACCCCGGTGATGTCGATCCTCAAGTCGGCGCTCAGCGTAGGCAACGGGAAAGTCGTTCTGGTGTACGCGAACCGGGACGAGAAGTCGGTCATCTTCGCCGACGAGTTGCGGGAACTCGCGGCCCGCCACGAACACCGGCTGACCGTCGTCCACTGGCTCGAGAGCGTGCAGGGCCTGCCGACACCGCGCCAGCTGGCGAATCTGTCCGACCGTTTCCGGGATCACCGCGCCTACCTGTGCGGACCGCGTCCGTTCATGGACGCGATCCACGAGTCGCTCGCACTGGCCGGCGTCCCGCGCGACCGGGTGCACGCCGAGGTGTTCACCTCCCTGTCCGGGGATCCGTTCGCGGACGTCGTGGTCGAGGAACTGCCGGACACGGAAGCGGGAACGTCGACGGTCGAGGTGCAACTCGACGGCGAAGCTCACAACCTGAGCTGGCCACGCCGGGCGACACTCGTCGACGTCATGCTCTCGAAGGGCCTCGACGTCCCCTATTCGTGTCGCGAGGGCGAATGCGGTTCCTGCGCATGCACGGTGGTCCAGGGAGAAGTGGACATGGACAACGCGTCGATCCTCGATCCCGAGGACATCGCGAGCGGCTACATCCTCGCGTGCCAGGCCCGCCCCGTCAGCGAGCACGTGCGGATCGAGTTCTGA
- a CDS encoding class II glutamine amidotransferase, whose translation MCRLFGLSAAPHRVRASFWLLDAPDSLAQQSHREPDGTGLGTFAEDGTPVVEKQPLAAYEDTEFAQEAKHRYSATFVAHIRFATTGELLPQNTHPFAQDGRVFAHNGVVEDLPKLEAELGPDLALVHGDTDSERVFALVTSHIGRNGGDVTAGITSAARWLADTVPIYALNILLTTPGELWALRYPDTHDLLFLERRAGGPSGGRHLQHASTPGRIRARSEHLAEHPAVVVASEQMDEDPGWTPMQSGELLHVDRDLTVTREVIVDRPPRYPIRLADLNARAAAAQTEK comes from the coding sequence ATGTGCCGATTGTTCGGGTTGTCCGCCGCCCCTCATCGCGTCCGCGCGTCGTTCTGGCTGCTGGACGCCCCGGACAGCCTGGCGCAGCAGAGTCACCGCGAGCCGGACGGCACCGGACTCGGCACGTTCGCGGAGGACGGAACTCCGGTGGTGGAGAAGCAACCGCTCGCGGCGTACGAGGACACGGAGTTCGCGCAGGAGGCGAAGCATCGGTATTCGGCCACGTTCGTCGCGCACATCCGTTTCGCGACCACGGGTGAACTGCTTCCCCAGAACACCCATCCGTTCGCCCAGGACGGTCGGGTGTTCGCCCACAACGGCGTGGTCGAGGACCTGCCGAAACTCGAGGCGGAACTGGGCCCCGACCTCGCGCTCGTTCACGGAGACACCGACTCCGAACGCGTCTTCGCCCTCGTGACCAGTCACATCGGCAGGAACGGCGGCGACGTCACCGCCGGCATCACCTCGGCCGCCCGGTGGCTGGCCGACACCGTGCCGATCTACGCGCTCAACATCCTGCTGACCACACCCGGCGAACTGTGGGCGCTGCGCTACCCGGACACCCACGACCTGCTCTTCCTCGAGCGGCGCGCGGGCGGTCCGAGCGGCGGTCGCCACCTCCAGCACGCGAGCACTCCCGGCCGGATCCGTGCCAGGTCCGAGCATCTCGCCGAGCATCCGGCGGTGGTCGTCGCCAGCGAGCAGATGGACGAGGATCCCGGCTGGACGCCGATGCAGTCGGGCGAACTGCTCCACGTCGACCGCGACCTCACCGTCACCCGCGAGGTGATCGTCGATCGCCCACCCCGTTACCCGATCCGCCTCGCCGATCTCAATGCGCGTGCCGCGGCCGCGCAGACCGAGAAGTAG
- a CDS encoding flavodoxin family protein, protein MTDPSPQDGTPRFSGLRALFVNCTLKRSPEVSNTQGLIDRSVGLMEQEGVSVDQIRAVDHDIATGVYPDMTEHGWPSDEWPQLFQRVLDADILVLAGPIWLGDNGSVTKQVIERLYGCSSILNDDGQYAYYGRAGGCLITGNEDGVKHCAMNILYSLQHLGYVIPPQADAGWIGEAGPGPSYLDEGSGGPENDFTNRNTTFMTYNLMHVAAMLKKAGGFPVYGNQRSEWDAGCRPDFANPDYR, encoded by the coding sequence ATGACCGATCCGTCGCCGCAGGACGGGACCCCCCGTTTCAGCGGTCTGCGCGCCCTGTTCGTCAACTGCACCCTGAAGCGGTCTCCCGAGGTGAGCAACACCCAGGGGCTGATCGACCGCAGTGTCGGCCTGATGGAGCAGGAAGGGGTCTCGGTCGACCAGATCCGGGCGGTGGACCACGACATCGCGACCGGTGTGTATCCGGACATGACCGAGCACGGGTGGCCGAGCGACGAATGGCCCCAGCTTTTTCAGCGGGTGCTGGACGCCGACATCCTGGTCCTGGCCGGTCCGATCTGGCTCGGCGACAACGGTTCCGTCACGAAGCAGGTGATCGAGCGACTGTACGGTTGTTCGTCGATTCTCAACGACGACGGCCAGTACGCCTACTACGGGCGGGCCGGGGGGTGTCTGATCACCGGCAACGAGGACGGTGTCAAGCATTGCGCGATGAACATCCTCTACAGCCTCCAGCATCTCGGATACGTGATCCCGCCGCAGGCAGACGCCGGTTGGATCGGTGAGGCCGGCCCGGGCCCGTCGTATCTCGACGAAGGGTCGGGCGGCCCGGAGAACGATTTCACCAACCGCAACACCACCTTCATGACGTACAACCTGATGCACGTCGCCGCGATGTTGAAGAAGGCCGGCGGGTTCCCCGTGTACGGAAATCAACGTTCGGAGTGGGACGCGGGTTGCCGCCCCGACTTCGCCAACCCGGATTACCGCTGA
- a CDS encoding catalase: MSRETTANTSDKLTTAVGAPVPDNQNVVTAGPRGPQLLQDVWFLEKLAHFDREVIPERRMHAKGSGAYGTFTVTNDITRYTSAKIFSEVGKKTELFARFSTVAGERGAADAERDIRGFAVKFYTEEGNWDLVGNNTPVFFFRDPLKFPDLNHAVKRDPRTNLRSPDNNWDFWTSLPESLHQVTIVMSDRGIPSSYRHMHGFGSHTFSFINTEGERFWVKFHHRVQQGVENLTDAEAEALVGADRESHQRDLFDAIEAGNFPKWKLCVQIMPEADADTVPYHPFDLTKVWPKADYPLIEVGEWELNRNPDNYFAEVEQAAFNPAHVVPGISFSPDKMLQGRLFSYGDAQRYRLGVNNYQIPVNAARCPVSNFHRDGAMRVDGNNGGTLHYEPNSYGKWQEQSRYRDPAQGVGAFADRFNFREDDDDYFSQPRVLFNNMSDEQKQVLFENTARAINGASQQVVQRHIDNCTQCDPAYGEGVAKAISALG; this comes from the coding sequence GTGAGCCGAGAGACCACTGCGAACACCAGCGACAAGCTCACCACGGCCGTAGGCGCACCCGTCCCCGACAACCAGAACGTCGTGACCGCCGGGCCCCGCGGGCCGCAGTTGCTGCAGGACGTCTGGTTCCTCGAGAAGCTCGCACATTTCGACCGCGAGGTCATTCCGGAACGCCGCATGCACGCCAAGGGTTCCGGGGCGTACGGAACGTTCACCGTCACGAACGACATCACCCGGTACACCAGCGCGAAGATCTTCTCCGAGGTCGGCAAGAAGACCGAGCTGTTCGCCCGCTTCTCCACCGTCGCCGGTGAGCGCGGCGCCGCCGACGCCGAGCGCGACATCCGCGGCTTCGCGGTCAAGTTCTATACCGAGGAAGGCAACTGGGACCTCGTCGGCAACAACACCCCGGTCTTCTTCTTCCGCGACCCGCTGAAGTTCCCCGACCTCAACCACGCCGTCAAGCGCGACCCCCGAACGAATCTCCGCAGCCCCGACAACAATTGGGACTTCTGGACGTCGCTGCCCGAGTCGCTGCACCAGGTCACCATCGTGATGAGTGACCGCGGCATCCCCTCGTCGTACCGGCACATGCACGGATTCGGTTCGCACACCTTCAGTTTCATCAACACCGAGGGCGAACGCTTCTGGGTGAAGTTCCACCACCGCGTGCAGCAGGGTGTCGAAAACCTCACCGACGCCGAGGCCGAGGCCCTGGTCGGCGCCGACCGCGAGAGCCACCAGCGGGACCTCTTCGACGCCATCGAGGCCGGCAATTTCCCGAAGTGGAAGCTGTGCGTGCAGATCATGCCCGAGGCCGACGCCGACACGGTCCCCTACCACCCGTTCGACCTGACGAAGGTGTGGCCGAAGGCCGACTACCCGCTCATCGAGGTCGGCGAATGGGAACTCAACCGCAACCCCGACAACTACTTCGCCGAGGTCGAGCAGGCGGCGTTCAACCCGGCGCACGTCGTGCCCGGCATCAGCTTCTCCCCGGACAAGATGCTCCAGGGCCGGTTGTTCTCCTACGGTGACGCGCAGCGCTACCGCCTCGGTGTGAACAACTACCAGATCCCGGTCAATGCGGCCCGGTGCCCGGTGAGCAACTTCCACCGCGACGGTGCCATGCGGGTCGACGGCAACAACGGTGGCACCCTGCACTACGAACCGAACAGCTACGGCAAGTGGCAGGAGCAGAGCCGGTACCGCGATCCCGCGCAGGGCGTGGGCGCGTTCGCCGACCGGTTCAACTTCCGTGAGGACGACGACGACTACTTCTCGCAGCCGCGCGTGTTGTTCAACAACATGAGCGACGAGCAGAAGCAGGTGTTGTTCGAGAACACCGCGCGGGCCATCAACGGCGCGTCGCAGCAGGTCGTGCAGCGGCACATCGACAACTGCACCCAGTGCGACCCGGCCTACGGCGAGGGCGTCGCGAAGGCGATCTCCGCGCTGGGCTGA